DNA sequence from the Vicinamibacteria bacterium genome:
GATGTCCCAGTCGCCGTCGGCGTTCGAGCTGTAGGCCACGAGCCGCCCGTCCGGAGACAGGCTCGGCTCCACCTCCATGCCCGCGTCCCGCGTGAGCGAACGGTACGAGAGCACGGGACTCGACGGCGCCCGAGGTTTCGAGCGGTCCCGGATCCAGAGGAGCGCGAGAGCTGCCATAGCCGCGAGAGCGAGGAGCGCCACCCATTTCCAGGGAATAGCGTCGCGGCCGCGGGCCTCTGCTACAGGGCTCGTCGCGGTGGCGGAGTCCTGGAGCACCTGCGCGAGGTCACCGGCCGAGCGCCAGCGACTCCTTGGATCCTTTGCGAGGCAGCGCCGCAGCGCGAGTCGCAGCTCCGGTCCGACGGCTGGCGGAAGGGAAGTCCAGTCCGGCTCCCGCGTCAGTACGCCCGCGAGGACGTCGCTGACCGTCTCACCCGTGAAGAGCCGTTGTCCGGTCAGCATCTCGACCAGCACCACGCCGAACGCCCAGATGTCGGCGCGCTTGTCGACCGGCTTTCCGCGCGCCTGCTCGGGGGACATGTAGGCGGCGGTCCCGAGAATGACGCCCGCCTGGGTTCCCGTCTGCGCGAGCGTCGGCGATTGCGAGCCGCCTTCGCCGGCCGAGTACGGCTCGGCTTCGGCGACCTTGGCGAGACCGAAGTCGAGCACCTTCACCTTTCCGTCCGGCGTCAGCTTGACGTTTGCCGGCTTAAGGTCGCGATGGACGATACCTTTCTCGTGTGCTTCCTCGAGCGCCTCCGCGATCTGTTTGGCGACCGCGAGCGCTTCGTCCACCGGGATCGGCCCGCGCTTCAAACGTTCCGAAAGGTCTTCGCCCTCGACAAGCTC
Encoded proteins:
- a CDS encoding protein kinase codes for the protein MIGKTLAHYTITSELGKGGMGEVYRATDTKLGREVAIKVLPAALAEDRERLARFEREAKLLASLNHPNIAHVYGFESATLEDGSSVHFLAMELVEGEDLSERLKRGPIPVDEALAVAKQIAEALEEAHEKGIVHRDLKPANVKLTPDGKVKVLDFGLAKVAEAEPYSAGEGGSQSPTLAQTGTQAGVILGTAAYMSPEQARGKPVDKRADIWAFGVVLVEMLTGQRLFTGETVSDVLAGVLTREPDWTSLPPAVGPELRLALRRCLAKDPRSRWRSAGDLAQVLQDSATATSPVAEARGRDAIPWKWVALLALAAMAALALLWIRDRSKPRAPSSPVLSYRSLTRDAGMEVEPSLSPDGRLVAYSSNADGDWDI